DNA sequence from the Hoylesella buccalis ATCC 35310 genome:
AAATATTTTCAAGGAATCAGAACTGCGACCATATTTATTGATAATCTCAAACTATGCAAGCAACTTTATGAAGGTGACTATGAGCAATGGATTGCAGAAGCACGCGCGGTAAGAGCCATATATTATTATTACCTACTCCGTCTTTATGGACCTGTACCCATCATTGAGGAGGCTAAGTCTGAACAGAGTTCTACCGAGGATTTTCAGATACCTCGCAATAGCGTCAAAGAAGTTGGAGATTATATACTTTCAGAACTCGATAAGGCCATTTCTTCTGGCTTGATAGATAACATTAAAACTTCTGGTAACTATCTGTCGGCTGAAAAAGGCTTAGGACATATTGATTGTGCAATAGCTAAAGCTTTCAAGGTTGAAACAAGGATGTTGCTGGCAAGTGATTTGTTTAATGGGTCTGTAGAATATTTTAGAGACTTGAAGAATGATGATGGAAAGCAATTGTTTCCTTCATACGATGAGCAGCAGAAGAAGCAACTTTGGTCTGATGCAGCAAAAGAAGCAAAGGAATTTATTGAAACTTATGTAGGAAATGGATACGATCTCACCAAAATATACACAAAAGGCAAGCTTGACCCTTATTTATCCTACAGAGAAGCTGTAAGAGGATACCATTCAGAAATGACCAACTTTACAAACACCTCTTCTTCAGCCATTGAGATGATCTTTTTCAGAGTTGATGCACCAGCAGATATCTTGCAATACGATCGAACTCCAAAACATTTTAGGGCGGGGCGTTCTGCATATGAAGCATCGGGCGGAATGGCTGCGACTCAGGAAATTGTTGATGAATATTTCATGAGCAATGGACTCAAGCCTATCAAAGGCTACGAGTCTGATCAAAAGACACCAATTATCAATAAAGAGTCAGGTTATCAAGATGATGGTTTTAGTTCAGAAGACTATTTGGATCCTGTAACGGGAAGAGTATTTGCTCCAAAGGGAGTGCTTATGGCTTGGGTGAACCGAGAACCCAGATTTTATGCCGACATCACATTTGATGGGCAAGCATGGCTAAATACTCGTGAGGGCGTTGTTTACACTTCTACCCAATTCAGTGGAAATTCTGGTAAGGGTGTAGGTTCGTCAAATGATTATCCTAAAACAGGCTATGTGGTTCGCAAGTCAGCTCCTTTAGGCAACTGGCGGGATCAGAATCGGGTTTGCATTCTCCTTAGGCTCGCTCAAATATATCTTGATTATGCAGAAGCTTTAAATGAGTGTAACCCAGGACATCCTGACGTTATGAAATATCTAAATCTCATTAGAGAACGTGCAGGAATTCCTTTGTATGGAAAAGAATTACCCATACCTTCGGATGTTCGTCAGGCAATTAGAGATGAACGTAGGGTTGAGCTGGCATTTGAAACTTGCAGATACTTTGATGTAAGACGCTGGGGAATAGCAGAAAAGACAGAAAATAAGCCCATCCATGGTATGAACATAGAGAAGGATGGTTCTGAATTTTTCAAGCGCACAGTTGTAGAGAATCGGGTATTTGAGAAGAAAAACTATTTCTTCCCAATTCCTGAGCGTGAAATGAATATCAATAGACAGTTGAAACAAAATAAAGGATGGTATGAATAATAATTTGATGAAAAAATATCCTTTCGTGATATTTTGTATGGGTATCTGGATGGTATTTTTTACCGTCGTGTCATTATCAGCTTGTTCTGAAGAAAAGAATGGCGATATTCGTGTGGAAAATACGGAAATCAGATCTATTGGAAAAGTAATGGCCGAGCTAAGACAAATTAGGGATACGGCTGTATATGGAAAGTTTAAGGGGATGTATCCAGAAGAAAGCAAAGATATCCTTAACAAAGCCATAAAGCAGTTGGCCGACTTGATACTTAGCTTACATCAAGGTGAAGCAGTGCCAACAGAAACTAAAGACAGCAGCATAGCTAATGCTTACGAGGCGATTAAGGTATTCAAGGCTACTGTCAGAAGCGAAGACGAGAAAGCACCAGCTGCTGAATTGTTCGTGGATGGTATTGACGGGAATGGATATATCAACTTTGGGGTTCAATCTGTCTATTCTTCTTTTGGAGAGGCCGACAACCAGCAGTTTACGGTAGAATTGTGGTTTAAGCAAGCCAAACCAACTAACTTTGGATGTATTTTGTCAACATTCTATGAAAATTCTGAGAACAGGTTTGGTTGGATGATGAATACATGGAATGGTCACTTTAGAATGTCTTATTCACTTACGTCACGTGGACTTATTGAGCCAGCCAAAGCATACAATGGCCTCAACAAATGGATTCATTTAGCTGCTGTCTATAATGATAAAGGTGTGGATGGAGAGATGGAAAATGGAAAGCCTGTTTTTTTGAAATTTTATCTTAATGGCGAGGAGGTATCACGGAAAGTAAAACCAGACGGACGAAGTTATGTGGGCAATCCTTTGGATAATTGTCCTATGATTGGATTTGCTGGTGTAACTTCTGACGGCAAACTCTTCAGAAGACTCTCTGGCTATATGAAGGATATCCACATCTGGAACAAAGCAAAGACTCCCACTGAAATTGCTGACATCATGAACAAGAAAATCGCAGTCTCGGGTTCTGAACCTGATCTCGTATGTGGTTGGAGTTTTGATGCAGAGCCGCGCGACAGCAAGAAAATTATTGACCTGACAAAAAGGTACTATGCATCGGTAGAGGGCAGTTATGAATGGAGAGAAATCAAAGAGTAAATAAGCGTTCACACAAATATTCTACTCTTTTTGGAAAATCGCACATAGAAGGTTTTCTGATTTCATTCTTGGTAGGAATATCATAGCTCAATAACATTATTTCATATAGTAGGAGGAAAACGAATGCGCTTTCTTCCTACTTTGTTTTTTTACATCTCACATAGCTCCTACGTGTCGTTCTGCATATAGCCATTTGGCTGACGCATTGATGACGTCAGGAGTATGTCTATTTTCTTCATCACAAACCTTAAGACGACTTAAATATGGTTTACTTTAATTCACCTAACGAGTGTGGATTAAATGACAAATCAAACATTAGAAAATAAAAAGAATGGCATTCAGCCGCTTATTCTTACTTTTTTCACTAACTTTGCAAGGTATGGATACACAAATCAACAGCGAAGCGCAATGGAGCGAAAACATCATCATCGCAGATGCTGATTATGTTGACAGCGTGACTTTCGACCTCATCGTCAACTTCGAGCGGATGATTGGACGACGTATTCCCGCTGCTGACCTCGCCAGGTGGATAGACTGCGTGGCGCTTGACGGCGGTATCAGGGAGGGTGAACACCAGACTCAGGTGGTGTTGATTCATCGAAAAGACAGAAAAGGCATGGAGAATTTCATGCCATCTGATTATGAAAGCGACCTGAACGGGAAGGCTTTCAAAGACCACTTAGGTGAATTCATGCTCAGTTCGCTGCCCATCGAGGAGATTGTTGACGAGACCGACTTCCTGATGGAGATTGTGCAAGCAGCATGCGAGCAGCCTAATGTGAAGCGCGTGATGATTGTTCCAAACTTCGAAAGAGATGGCCTATACGATCGAATGCGCCATGTACTGCAACAGGTAGACGACGACAAGCGCATCACCGTGTTTGCCATGCAGCCCTTATCAGGAGGCAATTTCAGACAAGAGATATTGGGCTACTCGCTGATGAACGCCTTGGGTATCAAGAGTGAAGAAATAAAATAACGTATAACAACCAACAGAAAGTGCCGCTAAAAGCGTACCCTGCGAGGCACTCTCCCCTACATGCTGGGGGTGACGGGGAATCTTTATCATGTCAAAAGTTTTAATGATTGGCGCCGGAGGCGTGGCAACAGTTGCCGCATTTAAGATTGCACAAAACCCAGAGGTTTTCACTGACTTCATGATTGCAAGCCGGCGAAAGGAAAAATGTGATGAGATTGTGAAAGCAATTGGTAAGCCAAGCATCAAAACAGCTCAGGTAGATGCTGACGATGTGGAGCAACTAAAAGCTTTGATGAACGACTACAAGCCAGAATTGGTGATTAACTTGGCTTTGCCTTATCAAGACCTCACCATCATGGAGGCTTGTCTGGCCTGTGGATGCAACTACTTAGACACAGCCAACTATGAACCCAAAGACGAGGCGCACTTTGAATATTCATGGCAATGGGCATACAAAGAAAAGTTTGAGCAGGCTGGGCTTACGGCCATCCTTGGTTGTGGTTTCGACCCAGGCGTGAGCGGTATCTTCACCGCCTACGCAGCCAAGCATTATTTCGACGAGATACATTATTTGGATATCGTGGATTGCAATGCGGGTAATCACCACAAGGCTTTTGCCACGAACTTCAATCCAGAAATCAACATTCGTGAGATTACGCAGAAGGGTCTTTATTACAAAGACGGCAAATGGATAGAAACCGAACCGTTGGAGATTCATAAACCCATTACTTACCCAAACATTG
Encoded proteins:
- a CDS encoding saccharopine dehydrogenase family protein; this encodes MSKVLMIGAGGVATVAAFKIAQNPEVFTDFMIASRRKEKCDEIVKAIGKPSIKTAQVDADDVEQLKALMNDYKPELVINLALPYQDLTIMEACLACGCNYLDTANYEPKDEAHFEYSWQWAYKEKFEQAGLTAILGCGFDPGVSGIFTAYAAKHYFDEIHYLDIVDCNAGNHHKAFATNFNPEINIREITQKGLYYKDGKWIETEPLEIHKPITYPNIGPRESYLMHHEELESLVKNYPTIKQARFWMTFGEQYLNYLDVIQNLGMSRIDEIEYEAELADGSGKKVKVNIVPLQFLKAVLPNPQDLGENYDGETSIGCRIRGIKDGKELSYYVYNNCKHQDAYKETGMQGVSYTTGVPAMIGAMMFLKGLWKKPGVWNVEDFDPDPFMEQLNKQGLPWHEVFGEE
- a CDS encoding RagB/SusD family nutrient uptake outer membrane protein encodes the protein MKTKLILSIILLLPLASCSDYLNQVPQDLLTLEKTFESRESSLRFLASIYTFMPDEFDQRSVGGGRGQGTSGAWVAGCDEAEYVWEWHKSNIITNGSMNPSSGIVSVYWKKYFQGIRTATIFIDNLKLCKQLYEGDYEQWIAEARAVRAIYYYYLLRLYGPVPIIEEAKSEQSSTEDFQIPRNSVKEVGDYILSELDKAISSGLIDNIKTSGNYLSAEKGLGHIDCAIAKAFKVETRMLLASDLFNGSVEYFRDLKNDDGKQLFPSYDEQQKKQLWSDAAKEAKEFIETYVGNGYDLTKIYTKGKLDPYLSYREAVRGYHSEMTNFTNTSSSAIEMIFFRVDAPADILQYDRTPKHFRAGRSAYEASGGMAATQEIVDEYFMSNGLKPIKGYESDQKTPIINKESGYQDDGFSSEDYLDPVTGRVFAPKGVLMAWVNREPRFYADITFDGQAWLNTREGVVYTSTQFSGNSGKGVGSSNDYPKTGYVVRKSAPLGNWRDQNRVCILLRLAQIYLDYAEALNECNPGHPDVMKYLNLIRERAGIPLYGKELPIPSDVRQAIRDERRVELAFETCRYFDVRRWGIAEKTENKPIHGMNIEKDGSEFFKRTVVENRVFEKKNYFFPIPEREMNINRQLKQNKGWYE
- a CDS encoding DUF6621 family protein, translating into MDTQINSEAQWSENIIIADADYVDSVTFDLIVNFERMIGRRIPAADLARWIDCVALDGGIREGEHQTQVVLIHRKDRKGMENFMPSDYESDLNGKAFKDHLGEFMLSSLPIEEIVDETDFLMEIVQAACEQPNVKRVMIVPNFERDGLYDRMRHVLQQVDDDKRITVFAMQPLSGGNFRQEILGYSLMNALGIKSEEIK
- a CDS encoding DUF4972 domain-containing protein, which encodes MNNNLMKKYPFVIFCMGIWMVFFTVVSLSACSEEKNGDIRVENTEIRSIGKVMAELRQIRDTAVYGKFKGMYPEESKDILNKAIKQLADLILSLHQGEAVPTETKDSSIANAYEAIKVFKATVRSEDEKAPAAELFVDGIDGNGYINFGVQSVYSSFGEADNQQFTVELWFKQAKPTNFGCILSTFYENSENRFGWMMNTWNGHFRMSYSLTSRGLIEPAKAYNGLNKWIHLAAVYNDKGVDGEMENGKPVFLKFYLNGEEVSRKVKPDGRSYVGNPLDNCPMIGFAGVTSDGKLFRRLSGYMKDIHIWNKAKTPTEIADIMNKKIAVSGSEPDLVCGWSFDAEPRDSKKIIDLTKRYYASVEGSYEWREIKE